One window of the Trifolium pratense cultivar HEN17-A07 linkage group LG2, ARS_RC_1.1, whole genome shotgun sequence genome contains the following:
- the LOC123911187 gene encoding membrane-associated progesterone-binding protein 4 has translation MWLKTLATSHLSRIAVLVLFIAFLLRFYINNTSQQRLFSTQELSLFNGTDQGLPILLGILGSVFDVTKGKTHYGLGGGYNHFAGRDASRAFVSGNFTGDGLTDSLRNLSSTEVKSVVDWRDFYLRSYKYVGKLVGRYYDSQGNPTKYLKGVEAKAARGAQLLEQQKIEEAKQPSCSSRWSQDEGGEVWCDVGYPRLVQRPLEIALTGKMSKRCACFEESQLDQPGLEVYEGCDYHANRCKA, from the exons ATGTGGTTAAAGACATTAGCAACCTCTCATCTTTCTAGGATCGCAGTTTTGGTCCTTTTCATTGCTTTTCTTCTCAGATTTTACATCAACAACACTTCACAACAG AGATTGTTCAGTACTCAAGAGCTTTCATTGTTCAATGGAACTGATCAAGGGTTGCCAATCCTTTTAGGAATTCTTGG atcTGTTTTTGATGTAACCAAGGGAAAAACACATTATGGTTTAGGAGGAGGTTACAATCACTTTGCTGGAAG GGATGCTTCTCGCGCGTTTGTCTCCGGAAATTTCACAG GAGATGGTCTCACTGATTCGTTGCGCAATCTATCTAGCACTGAG GTCAAGAGTGTCGTTGATTGGCGGGATTTCTATTTAAGATCTTACAA GTATGTTGGCAAGTTGGTTGGTCGATACTACGATAGCCAAGGGAATCCTACAAAATATTTGAAAGGGGTTGAAGCAAAGGCTGCAAGAGGTGCTCAGCTTCTAGAACAACAGAAGATTGAAGAGGCTAAGCAACCTTCATGCAGTTCAAGGTGGAGTCAAGATGAGGGCGGTGAG GTATGGTGTGACGTCGGCTACCCTAGGTTGGTTCAGAGACCATTAGAAATTGCTTTGACGGGGAAGATGAGTAAGCGTTGCGCTTGCTTTGAAGAGTCTCAGTTAGACCAACCTGGTTTAGAGGTATATGAAGGTTGTGACTATCATGCTAACAGGTGCAAAGCTTAA
- the LOC123911189 gene encoding transcription elongation factor SPT4 homolog 2-like gives MATAPAQIPTSFGHELRACLRCRLVKTYDQFRESGCENCPFLQMEEEQDRAVECTTPNFNGVISVMDPTRSWAARWLRIGKFVPGVYTLAVSEALSEEMQAICEDKHVQYMPPRR, from the exons ATGGCAACTGCACCTGCTCAAATTCCTACAAGCTTTGGACATGAATTGAGGGCCTGTCTTCGTTGCCGCCTTGTCAAAACCTACGATCAG TTTAGAGAGTCAGGGTGTGAGAACTGCCCATTTTTACAGATGGAAGAAGAACAAGATCGTGCTGTTGAATGCACTACCCCCAATTTTAATGG GGTCATTTCAGTAATGGATCCAACTCGAAGCTGGGCTGCCCGCTGGTTGCGCATTG GAAAATTTGTTCCTGGTGTTTACACTCTTGCTGTCTCAGAGGCTCTTTCAGAAGAGATGCAG GCTATTTGTGAAGATAAGCATGTGCAATATATGCCTCCCAGACGTTAG
- the LOC123911188 gene encoding uncharacterized protein LOC123911188, with translation MASLLTTSTFSYSPVNSGPRGLRKSRNSSISIQGHCVKAMKSLEELYNVKVERKVSPEKLAQLGVSKWSVWKTGKSKFPWDWQVDQLVYIEEGEVRVVPEGSKRFMQFVAGDLIRYPKWFEADLWFNGPYQERYSFRAYGDDN, from the coding sequence ATGGCAAGCTTGTTGACAACATCAACCTTCAGTTATTCTCCTGTCAACAGTGGTCCAAGAGGACTCAGAAAGTCGAGGAACTCTTCTATTTCTATACAAGGGCATTGCGTAAAAGCAATGAAATCCTTGGAAGAATTGTACAATGTGAAGGTTGAAAGAAAAGTTTCACCTGAAAAACTAGCTCAGCTTGGAGTTTCAAAATGGTCAGTTTGGAAGACTGGAAAATCAAAGTTTCCATGGGATTGGCAGGTAGACCAACTCGTGTACATAGAAGAAGGTGAAGTGAGAGTTGTTCCTGAAGGGAGCAAGCGTTTCATGCAATTTGTTGCAGGAGACTTAATCAGGTATCCAAAGTGGTTTGAGGCTGATCTCTGGTTCAATGGCCCGTATCAAGAACGTTATTCTTTCCGAGCATATGGTGATGACAATTGA
- the LOC123911186 gene encoding uncharacterized protein At4g14342: MQASDRFNINSQLEHLQAKYVGTGHADMNRFEWAVNIQRDSYAAYIGHYPLLSYFSIAENESIGRQRYTFMQKMLLPCGLPPEREED, from the exons ATGCAG GCGAGTGATAGGTTTAACATCAATTCACAACTTGAGCATCTTCAAGCTAAATATGTTGGAACTGGTCATGCTGATATGAACAGATTTGAATGGGCAGTTAACATTCAGCGTGATAGCTATGCTGCATACATCGGTCACTATCCtttactttcatatttttcGATTGCTGAGAATGAATCTATTGGAAGACAACGCTATACCTTCATGCAG AAAATGCTCCTGCCTTGTGGTCTGCCTCCAGAAAGGGAAGAAGATTAA